A stretch of Camelina sativa cultivar DH55 chromosome 18, Cs, whole genome shotgun sequence DNA encodes these proteins:
- the LOC109130470 gene encoding uncharacterized protein LOC109130470, giving the protein MTRQADKTCQKYDIVIASTTEGAATQLTNALKRKYALELLTSVGMLACKPVSTPMVPNLKLSKTDVDLLENREMYRSLVGRLMYLTITRPNITFAVNKLCQFSSVMRSSHLIAVYRVLQYIKGTVGQGLFYYVDSDLTLKGYADADYGSCKDSRRSTTGFSMVLGSSIISWCSKKQPTVSRSSAEAE; this is encoded by the exons ATGACAAGACAGGCTGATAAAACATgtcaaaaat ACGACATTGTTATTGCAAGTACAACTGAGGGTGCTGCAACGCAACTGACAAATGCTTTGAAG AGGAAGTATGCTTTGGAGCTTCTCACATCTGTTGGAATGTTGGCTTGTAAACCTGTCTCTACTCCTATGGTTCCAAATCTAAAACTTTCAAAGACAGATGTAGACTTATTGGAGAATCGAGAGATGTATCGAAGCCTTGTTGGTCGGCTGATGTATTTAACTATCACACGTCCGAATATTACTTTTGCAGTGAACAAGTTGTGTCAATTCTCCTCAGTTATGAGATCCTCTCATCTCATTGCCGTTTACAGAGTTCTACAATACATTAAGGGAACTGTTGGTCAAGGCCTCTTCTACTATGTAGATTCTGATCTCACCTTAAAAGGTTATGCAGATGCGGATTATGGTTCTTGTAAAGATAGTAGACGGTCTACAACAGGTTTCTCCATGGTTTTGGGGTCTTCTATTATTTCATGGTGCTCTAAGAAACAGCCAACTGTTTCTCGCTCTTCTGCAGAGGCAGAATAA